The genome window GAGAGCTGTCTCTGATTTTGAATATGAGTTTCAAATGGTTCTGGCTAACAGGAAACTTGACAGAAATATAGAAACTGTATTTATTATGCCCGGAGAAGAATTCTTTTTTATAAGTTCATCAATAGTAAAAGAAATCGCTTTTTTAAAAGGAGATGTTTCAGGAATGGTTCCGGAAATAGTCGTTAAAGCACTAAAGAAAAAATTTAACTATTAAAAGGAGAAGAAAAAATGCCAAATCCTAAAAGAAGACATTCAAATAGTAGAACAGGGAAAAGAAGAGGGGGACATAGAAAAGTAAAAATATCTTCTCTTAATGTATGTTCCAATTGTGGCTCCTTTAAGCTACCGCATACTGTCTGTGATGTATG of bacterium contains these proteins:
- the rpmF gene encoding 50S ribosomal protein L32, with amino-acid sequence MPNPKRRHSNSRTGKRRGGHRKVKISSLNVCSNCGSFKLPHTVCDVCGYYKGVPVLKIKEKKKKEQ